In Clostridiisalibacter paucivorans DSM 22131, the genomic stretch TATATAGTTTTCTAAAATATCATTATTTTTTAATTCTAATTGTGGTTCAATGAAATCTTCTTCAGATACTGGCTCTTCCATAATCTCTGGAATATCCCTTTCATCTGGCTCAATTAGCTTCACTAGCATAGTACTAGCTTCTGCCCTTGAAGCTGTTTTCTCTGGTGCAAATCTACCATTTGGTAGTCCCTTGACTATACCTGCTGCATATACTTGCAACACATACTCTCTATACTCTACTTTTATGTTCGTATAGTCAGCTATATTGTTTTTGTATGCTTTCCAATTCTCTGGCTCTTCTTCCATAGCCCTTGCTATCATACGAGCCATTTCTGCCCTAGTAATATTTTTGTCTACATCTTTAAATTCACCTTCAAGAATATATCCTTCTTGTATAGCCTTTTCTATGTAGTTCTTAGCCCAATGTCCACCTTCAAATACCTCTGAGTCATCATGTAATGCAACTACTAAAAGTTTAGTGAACTCTGCCCTGTTTATTGCCTTATCTGGCTTAAATGTGCCGTCTGGATATCCAGAAATTACATCTTTTTCTAGAAGTTTTTCTACCCATTGAGTTGACCAATGATCCTTCATATCGGAGAATTTTTCTACTATGGAAACTATAGTCTCTCCCTCTCTTGACACTATCTCTCTTCTTTTTTCTTCTGTAGACAATGACTCTGCTATTGTCACTGAAGAAAAGATCATACAAAAAACTAAAATTAAAGAAATTATTCTTTTCAAATACCTCATCCTTTCATTTTTTTGTTCCAAATCCTCATACATTCTTTCTATACCTACTCATTTAATTCCTTTATTCCATAGTTTATGCTCTTGTTCCAAATCCTCATATATTCTTTTTATACCGTGGTAGTCAGTTATTTAGTCATTATTTATGTGGAATATTGGTTTTTTGCTCTTTTATTTGCTATATTATTAAGTAAGGATATTTGGAATTGGTGTTTTTTGGACATTGGGATGTTTACTTCATCACAATGGTTTATACTTTACCTATGAGGAATTGAAACTTGACTAGAAAGGAAGAAAAGAAAAGCCAAGAAATCAGTTTATACTTTGCCTATTATTGCTTTGTCTTCATTTTATATAAGTAACATATCAATCTTAAAAAAATAAAAAATAGAGAGATTAACATGTTACATGTTAATC encodes the following:
- a CDS encoding S-layer homology domain-containing protein, with protein sequence MKRIISLILVFCMIFSSVTIAESLSTEEKRREIVSREGETIVSIVEKFSDMKDHWSTQWVEKLLEKDVISGYPDGTFKPDKAINRAEFTKLLVVALHDDSEVFEGGHWAKNYIEKAIQEGYILEGEFKDVDKNITRAEMARMIARAMEEEPENWKAYKNNIADYTNIKVEYREYVLQVYAAGIVKGLPNGRFAPEKTASRAEASTMLVKLIEPDERDIPEIMEEPVSEEDFIEPQLELKNNDILENYIIHSIVVKNHEDYIGVEEDYQFKIENITYPKLNQRQFPNKEIKDRRFWRSGKGLNHPTVIPKGSIYDLPAFFYTTVEHEKNFHLKEGMKMKYKVTVKKGDIEKEYFVEGKLKFIMDYYKDYPQYKE